The genomic window GCCGGAAGTGGCCCCATTGTGAAGCTAGCGTGGGGAACCATCAGCAATATCATGGGTGGCCTCTGGCCGGCCTCAAATCCTCCACCGCCAGAGTTCCAGCATTTGGTGCATCTCTGCCATATTTACCTCAAGCCAAGCAACCTCCAGGAGTCGCTGTGAGTAGAGtactactccctcggttcctaaatatttatctttttaaagattttaaatggactaccacatacagatgtatatagacatattttagagtatagattcactcattttgcttcgtatgtagtcacttgttgaaatctgcaTAAACTCCGGTAACCTGCTGCATGCTGCAGAGGCCCATGCGGCGACTATGGAGGAAGATTCCGACGTGCCACCGAGTATTACGAAGCCGGCGTCAAGTTCAGGCGGCTTCACAATGAACAAGCCCCCTTGCTGGACGTGAGCTTTCTGAACGGGGTGCTGAGGATGGCTCGCCACAGGTTCGACGAGAATACCAACTACATCCTCCGCAACGTCCTCGCGTACGAGCAGAGCTACATCCGGACGGCGACGAGCGGCTACGTGACGGCGTACGTGGTGTTCATGTCGCAGCTCCTGGGCAGCCCCGAGGACGTGGCCCTGCTGTCGCGGCGCGGGGTCATCGAGCACCACCTGGGCAACGACGCCGAGGTGTGCGACCTGTTCCGTCGCCTGGCGGAGGGGCTCGTCTTCGACCCGTCCAGCGAGCACTATCTCAACGCCGTCGGGGTGAAGCTGGGGGAGCACTGCCGGTCCCGGCTCAACCGGTGGGGCGCCTGGGTCCTCAGGCACCGCCTTGCCAACCCCTGGCTCGCCGTCGCGTGGCTCTTCGGCGCCATGGCCGTGCTGGGCACCATCATTCAGACCATCATTGCTGTCCTCGAATATGCCCAGCGCTAGATACTAgtccatggatgcatgcatgcatgcttgttgtaatggggagtattctATACTATAATGCATAgtattactccctctgtttctaaatatttgtctttctagacatttcaaatgactactatatacggatgtatgtagacatattttagagtgtagattcactcattttgctccgtatgtagtcacttgttgaaatgcctagaaagacaagtatttaggaacggagggagtataagttagtatattaggctgccttattaattgtcatgcatgacacaaagtagtacagcatttaatatgatacggtatcatgatatgataccacatcctctctttcctcatttaattgtgtgtcaCATCATTCAAAAAgtctagttgacatgcatgataccgtttatgatactaccattacgaccggTATGAAGTCTCCCAAGAATAGCATCCTGCTTTTGCCTCCCTCCATCTGAATTTCAGCTAGCTTGGCTCATGATAAATATATGTTCAATTATTTCAGCACTAAATTATGGTCCTCAGATGATATGCTGGTACACCACTGTGATGTTCACTTATATGTTCATGCAGAATGGTGCATGCTACCTGCCTCAAAACCGGCCTCATCATGCTTAAGTGGTGAACGACGTCCATCAATACCCAAAACTAGAAGATTAATTAATCTAGTACGTACACTAACCGCGAGCATGGGCATTGTAGTTGCAAAACCGGCAGACAAATCCAACGGAAGCTAACCAATTTATTTGCACCCATGGACAAAATTATCCtgtttaataaactactttatttaagTAAGGATATTTACGTACATGCCATAACTTACCTATCCCATCGCCCTATCGGTCTTCTGGGCTCACAGCGAATGGCCCGGGAATTAATTGCATTTTCGTCCAATGTCATCCAAGAAGGTAGTTGGTGCGAGGCCGACCCAACATGCACTGCATAGTGCCACCCATGTCCCTTTCCGCATCTACTTGCACAACCTACAACTCCCCTCTTTTGGATATATGGAGAATTTTACAGTCTAGTGAACAGTGGCGGTGCTAGACCAAGAAGATTGGGGGGCCAAAGAGAAAAGACAGTGGAAAACATGTCTATTTTTCCAATCTAAATCTCTTTATAAAAAANNNNNNNNNNNNNNNNNNNNNNNNNNNNNNNNNNNNNNNNNNNNNNNNNNNNNNNNNNNNNNNNNNNNNNNNNNNNNNNNNNNNNNNNNNNNNNNNNNNNNNNNNNNNNNNNNNNNNNNNNNNNNNNNNNNNNNNNNNNNNNNNNNNNNNNNNNNNNNNNNNNNNNNNNNNNNNNNNNNNNNNNNNNNNNNNNNNNNNNNNNNNNNNNNNNNNNNNNNNNNNNNNNNNNNNNNNNNNNNNNNNNNNNNNNNNNNNNNNNNNNNNNNNNNNNNNNNNNNNNNNNNNNNNNNNNNNNNNNNNNNNNNNNNNNNNNNNNNNNNNNNNNNNNNNNNNNNNNNNNNNNNNNNNNNNNNNNNNNNNNNNNNNNNNNNNNNNNNNNNNNNNNNNNNNNNNNNNNNNNNNNNNNNNNNNNNNNNNNNNNNNNNNNNNNNNNNNNNNNNNNNNNNNNNNNNNNNNNNNNNNNNNNNN from Triticum aestivum cultivar Chinese Spring chromosome 3B, IWGSC CS RefSeq v2.1, whole genome shotgun sequence includes these protein-coding regions:
- the LOC123068184 gene encoding UPF0481 protein At3g47200 isoform X1, whose product is MPEKGTELAQLVPPSVDATSSFSNNAGPRDGSDDARILRLSEIIVTEMRAAALPLPPAPQTIYRVPELLLAADKGAYQPTFMPLGPYHRGDSDSATEDMRRSQAGKPPNMALAMEMAGGGRPVAEFIEAIASMESEARSCYDGDVAMGWDAFCMMLLFDGFQLITLLGFLGVSNGDEPTEKTGGGDAAGGPTPKTGHVTSLQHDLMMLENQIPFFVVRKMYALLHADAGSGPIVKLAWGTISNIMGGLWPASNPPPPEFQHLVHLCHIYLKPSNLQESLGPCGDYGGRFRRATEYYEAGVKFRRLHNEQAPLLDVSFLNGVLRMARHRFDENTNYILRNVLAYEQSYIRTATSGYVTAYVVFMSQLLGSPEDVALLSRRGVIEHHLGNDAEVCDLFRRLAEGLVFDPSSEHYLNAVGVKLGEHCRSRLNRWGAWVLRHRLANPWLAVAWLFGAMAVLGTIIQTIIAVLEYAQR
- the LOC123068184 gene encoding UPF0481 protein At3g47200 isoform X2, producing the protein MPEKGTELAQLVPPSVDATSSFSNNGPRDGSDDARILRLSEIIVTEMRAAALPLPPAPQTIYRVPELLLAADKGAYQPTFMPLGPYHRGDSDSATEDMRRSQAGKPPNMALAMEMAGGGRPVAEFIEAIASMESEARSCYDGDVAMGWDAFCMMLLFDGFQLITLLGFLGVSNGDEPTEKTGGGDAAGGPTPKTGHVTSLQHDLMMLENQIPFFVVRKMYALLHADAGSGPIVKLAWGTISNIMGGLWPASNPPPPEFQHLVHLCHIYLKPSNLQESLGPCGDYGGRFRRATEYYEAGVKFRRLHNEQAPLLDVSFLNGVLRMARHRFDENTNYILRNVLAYEQSYIRTATSGYVTAYVVFMSQLLGSPEDVALLSRRGVIEHHLGNDAEVCDLFRRLAEGLVFDPSSEHYLNAVGVKLGEHCRSRLNRWGAWVLRHRLANPWLAVAWLFGAMAVLGTIIQTIIAVLEYAQR